Proteins encoded by one window of Akkermansia muciniphila ATCC BAA-835:
- a CDS encoding phosphatidylserine decarboxylase codes for MEGIRYYNRYTGREEREQVPGEKYMQWIYGTASGKAALHVLIKRGVFSRLLGWLKNRPSSARSIPSFVEEYGINMEDSLKGMGEFRHFNDFFYRRLKPGARPLAGGEDTAVFPADARHMGWERADRIKNVFVKGQRFDLPSLLGSDTLAERYAAGAVVLSRLCPTDYHRFHFPVSGVPGPWTKLGGPLASVSPYCLRGRLAWLWTNKRNLTLIRSELWGEVAMLEVGATGVGLIEETYVPGVFSARGAEKGYFAFGGSTVMCFFEPGKVSLASDLLEKTEEGLELFARQGDMMGTAAT; via the coding sequence ATGGAGGGCATACGCTATTACAACCGCTATACGGGCAGGGAGGAACGGGAACAGGTACCGGGGGAGAAGTATATGCAATGGATTTACGGCACTGCTTCGGGGAAGGCGGCACTGCATGTCCTGATTAAACGCGGCGTTTTTTCCCGTCTGCTGGGTTGGTTGAAGAATCGCCCTTCCAGCGCCCGCTCCATTCCCTCCTTTGTGGAGGAGTACGGCATTAATATGGAAGATTCTCTCAAGGGAATGGGGGAGTTCAGGCATTTCAACGATTTTTTCTACCGCCGCCTGAAACCGGGAGCTCGCCCTCTGGCCGGCGGGGAGGATACGGCCGTTTTTCCCGCGGATGCCCGGCACATGGGCTGGGAACGCGCCGACCGAATTAAGAATGTTTTCGTGAAAGGGCAGCGTTTTGACCTGCCTTCCCTTCTGGGGAGCGACACCTTGGCTGAGCGGTATGCGGCTGGCGCCGTCGTCTTGTCGCGCCTGTGCCCTACGGATTACCACCGGTTTCATTTTCCAGTGTCCGGGGTGCCCGGCCCCTGGACGAAGCTGGGAGGCCCGCTGGCAAGCGTGTCTCCGTATTGCCTGCGCGGCCGTCTGGCGTGGCTATGGACTAATAAAAGGAATTTGACCCTGATCCGGTCAGAGTTGTGGGGAGAGGTCGCCATGCTGGAGGTGGGGGCTACCGGAGTTGGGTTGATTGAAGAGACGTATGTTCCGGGTGTTTTCTCCGCAAGAGGGGCGGAGAAGGGGTATTTTGCCTTTGGTGGCTCCACGGTAATGTGCTTTTTTGAACCGGGAAAAGTCAGTTTGGCTTCCGATTTGTTGGAAAAGACGGAAGAAGGCCTGGAGCTGTTTGCCCGGCAGGGTGATATGATGGGCACGGCAGCGACATAG
- a CDS encoding basic secretory protein-like protein, with protein MKRYCLVYGLCLCLFMGIFSCIPEAPEHKTEKDASAIVLDEDSDIIWRNFSLGRISFDDKAPHSKGSRIFRRLIPDTEVYIRQLSRIVLHTLYESPEEYIIPVHHLRFMLEDTDGVACKWGGNGEVAISCSTRHIESLFKDDDDAAKVYFEIRGVLLHELTHVYQQEPQGIGSYGTNREFRAFIEGMADAVRIANGGFHRGAYRPTGGSYMDGYLHAGYFFVWLRDYKDPEFLRKFNRSALEVVPWSFDGAVKYALGSEYHIDELWREYQRVMEEEK; from the coding sequence ATGAAAAGATATTGTCTGGTTTACGGGTTATGTTTGTGCCTGTTCATGGGGATATTTTCATGTATTCCGGAAGCTCCGGAGCATAAGACGGAAAAAGATGCCTCAGCCATTGTTCTGGATGAGGATTCGGATATAATCTGGAGGAATTTTTCTTTGGGCCGCATTTCATTCGATGATAAGGCTCCGCATAGTAAAGGTTCCCGCATTTTTCGCCGATTGATTCCAGATACGGAGGTTTATATCCGTCAGTTGTCCCGTATTGTTCTCCATACGTTGTATGAGAGTCCTGAAGAATATATTATTCCTGTCCACCATTTGCGTTTCATGCTGGAGGATACCGATGGAGTTGCCTGCAAATGGGGAGGAAATGGAGAGGTTGCCATTTCCTGCAGCACGCGCCATATTGAGAGTTTGTTTAAAGATGATGATGATGCGGCGAAGGTTTATTTTGAAATTCGAGGAGTCTTGTTGCATGAGCTAACCCATGTTTACCAACAGGAACCCCAGGGGATAGGTTCCTATGGAACGAACAGGGAATTTAGAGCATTTATCGAGGGGATGGCTGATGCCGTTCGTATAGCTAACGGGGGATTCCATAGAGGAGCCTACCGTCCTACGGGCGGCAGTTATATGGATGGCTACCTCCATGCAGGTTATTTTTTTGTGTGGCTGCGGGATTATAAAGACCCTGAATTTCTACGCAAATTTAACCGTAGTGCTCTTGAGGTCGTTCCATGGTCGTTTGATGGCGCCGTTAAATATGCCTTGGGCAGCGAGTATCATATTGATGAGTTGTGGCGGGAGTATCAAAGGGTGATGGAAGAGGAAAAATAG
- the ilvB gene encoding biosynthetic-type acetolactate synthase large subunit, with the protein MSTNDKTSSAPTKTRMTGAEVLVECLVREGVDVVFAYPGGASMPIHQALSHQPKIRTILPRHEQGGAFGAEGYGRVTGKVGVCISTSGPGATNMITSIADAYLDSTPLVAITAQVMRSLIGRGAFQETDVFGMTAPIVKHSYLVTEPEELPRIIKEAFYIASTGRPGPVLIDMPKDVQEAVFTPDFDMEMDIPGYNPVLPVPADKLEELIPLIENARRPVIYAGGGIISAEASGDLLEFAERSQIPVATTLMGIGAMPETHPLSLRWLGMHGAVFANNAVNEADLVIALGARFDDRVTGAVNMFCPESTIVHIDIDASEINKNKKVAYPIRANVKDALQVLNSALAAKGWERKSSGYTRTPEWFGVIDSWKKQYPFSYEDRKGYIAPQAVIEELYRQTADKDPIICTGVGQHQMFAAQFFKFDKPRRLATSGGLGTMGYGLPASMGACLAYPDRLVVNIDGDGSMLMNIQELATIHVERLPVKCIILNNQHLGMVVQWEDLKYDSNRAQTFLADPHDNYDPTHKTEDVIYPNYPLICAGFGVKCERVLRIEELPAAITRMIESPEAYVLDVMVPHDVHVLPMILGGMSYKDVILERIAGDGSAKKASELGKEIPTAL; encoded by the coding sequence ATGAGCACAAACGACAAAACATCATCCGCCCCGACGAAAACCCGCATGACAGGAGCTGAAGTGCTCGTGGAATGCCTCGTGCGTGAAGGTGTAGACGTCGTCTTTGCCTATCCTGGCGGCGCCAGCATGCCGATTCATCAGGCCCTGAGCCATCAGCCCAAGATACGGACCATCCTGCCCCGCCATGAACAGGGCGGGGCATTCGGCGCGGAAGGCTATGGCCGCGTTACGGGCAAGGTGGGCGTTTGCATTTCCACTTCCGGCCCCGGCGCCACCAACATGATTACCTCCATTGCGGATGCTTATCTGGACTCCACGCCTCTGGTGGCGATTACGGCTCAGGTCATGCGCTCCTTGATTGGACGCGGCGCCTTCCAGGAAACAGACGTATTCGGCATGACCGCCCCTATCGTGAAGCACAGCTATCTGGTGACGGAACCGGAAGAACTGCCCCGTATCATCAAGGAAGCCTTCTACATCGCTTCCACGGGCCGTCCGGGCCCTGTGCTGATTGACATGCCCAAGGACGTGCAGGAGGCCGTGTTCACACCGGACTTTGACATGGAGATGGATATTCCCGGCTACAACCCCGTGCTGCCCGTCCCTGCGGACAAGCTGGAAGAACTCATCCCGTTGATTGAAAACGCCAGGCGGCCTGTCATTTACGCCGGCGGCGGCATCATTTCTGCGGAAGCTTCCGGGGATCTTCTGGAATTTGCGGAACGTTCCCAGATTCCTGTGGCGACCACCCTGATGGGCATTGGCGCCATGCCGGAAACCCACCCTCTTTCCCTGCGTTGGCTGGGCATGCACGGAGCCGTGTTTGCGAATAACGCCGTGAATGAAGCGGATCTGGTTATTGCCCTGGGCGCCCGGTTTGACGACCGCGTAACAGGCGCCGTCAATATGTTCTGTCCGGAATCCACGATCGTTCACATTGATATCGACGCCAGCGAGATCAATAAAAACAAGAAGGTGGCGTATCCCATCCGCGCAAACGTGAAGGACGCCCTCCAGGTGCTCAACTCCGCTCTGGCCGCAAAAGGCTGGGAGCGCAAATCCTCCGGCTACACCCGCACTCCTGAATGGTTCGGCGTGATTGACAGTTGGAAAAAACAGTACCCCTTCTCCTATGAGGACCGCAAGGGGTATATCGCCCCGCAGGCTGTCATTGAGGAGCTCTACCGCCAGACGGCGGACAAGGACCCCATCATCTGCACGGGGGTGGGCCAGCATCAGATGTTTGCCGCTCAATTCTTCAAATTTGACAAGCCCCGCCGTCTGGCCACTTCCGGCGGTTTGGGAACCATGGGCTATGGACTTCCCGCCTCCATGGGAGCGTGCCTGGCTTATCCGGACAGACTGGTCGTGAATATTGACGGGGACGGTTCCATGCTCATGAATATTCAGGAGCTGGCAACCATTCATGTGGAGCGTCTGCCCGTCAAATGCATTATTCTGAACAACCAGCACCTGGGCATGGTGGTCCAATGGGAAGATTTGAAGTATGATTCCAACCGGGCCCAAACCTTCCTGGCGGACCCGCACGACAATTATGATCCTACCCATAAAACGGAAGATGTCATCTACCCGAACTATCCGCTTATTTGTGCCGGATTCGGCGTCAAGTGCGAGCGTGTGCTTCGCATAGAGGAGCTTCCGGCGGCTATCACCCGGATGATTGAATCCCCTGAGGCCTATGTCCTGGACGTCATGGTTCCCCATGATGTGCATGTGCTGCCGATGATTCTGGGGGGCATGAGCTACAAGGATGTGATTCTGGAACGTATTGCCGGGGATGGTTCCGCCAAAAAGGCGTCTGAACTGGGCAAGGAAATCCCGACTGCCCTGTAA
- a CDS encoding transglutaminase-like domain-containing protein, with the protein MNLLPFALLPGLTAAICAAHDAIQDGVEFLRAYMPAQDRGTVTQERLVREVRLALAARSQFPWAAQVPWELYENNVLPYAVVNEPRDEWREQFHHLFAPLVSPCKTGREAALAIASRIQKTLNVRYSTERRVPHQGVKESLQSGKVSCTGQSILLICALRSVGIPARMAGVLTWNHVRGNHNWVEAWCDGEWKMLEYNEKDFNTPWVMSAISMLDPRKPENAIYATSWKKEPSGAFFPMIWEARYDDKRHALAFPPESRTVPAVNITDRYMKLANEWVAAQPEYVPGSRLMLDIREERKNGARRLPLHVVLKSEEGKVLAEGITPGPSDDMRKFLEVLLPDNISRGMLEFKLPDGTVRHEPVAHTEAPVQILNFFVSAP; encoded by the coding sequence ATGAATCTGCTGCCTTTCGCCCTTCTCCCGGGCCTGACCGCCGCTATTTGCGCCGCCCATGACGCCATTCAGGACGGGGTGGAGTTTCTGCGTGCCTACATGCCCGCGCAGGACAGGGGAACGGTTACGCAAGAAAGGCTGGTCCGGGAAGTCCGCCTCGCCCTGGCTGCACGGAGCCAATTCCCCTGGGCTGCCCAGGTTCCGTGGGAACTTTATGAAAATAACGTTCTCCCTTATGCCGTGGTCAACGAACCGCGCGACGAATGGAGGGAGCAGTTCCATCACCTCTTCGCACCGCTTGTTTCCCCATGCAAGACGGGGCGGGAAGCCGCCCTCGCCATCGCCTCCCGCATCCAGAAAACCCTGAATGTACGCTATTCCACGGAGAGAAGAGTTCCCCACCAGGGAGTCAAGGAATCCCTGCAATCCGGCAAGGTCTCCTGTACGGGCCAAAGCATCCTGCTAATCTGCGCTCTTCGCTCCGTGGGCATTCCGGCCCGCATGGCGGGCGTTCTTACCTGGAACCACGTGCGCGGCAACCACAACTGGGTGGAAGCCTGGTGTGACGGAGAATGGAAAATGCTGGAATACAATGAAAAGGACTTCAACACCCCGTGGGTGATGTCCGCCATCAGCATGCTGGATCCCCGCAAACCGGAGAACGCCATTTATGCCACCTCCTGGAAAAAAGAACCTTCAGGAGCCTTTTTCCCTATGATATGGGAAGCCCGCTACGACGACAAACGGCACGCGCTGGCTTTCCCTCCGGAAAGCCGTACCGTCCCCGCCGTCAATATCACGGACCGCTACATGAAACTGGCGAATGAATGGGTGGCGGCCCAACCGGAATATGTGCCCGGCAGCCGGCTGATGCTGGACATCAGGGAAGAGAGAAAAAACGGTGCCAGAAGGCTTCCCTTGCACGTCGTCCTCAAATCGGAAGAAGGGAAAGTTCTGGCGGAAGGCATTACACCCGGACCGTCCGACGACATGAGGAAGTTTCTTGAGGTACTCCTGCCGGACAATATTTCCCGCGGCATGCTGGAGTTCAAGCTGCCTGACGGAACCGTGCGCCATGAACCTGTGGCACACACGGAGGCCCCGGTTCAGATTTTGAACTTCTTCGTGTCCGCTCCATGA
- a CDS encoding HAD family hydrolase, with product MKKRVDLPEKKYEGYIFDLDGTLVDSMPLHYRAWREALARAGAPDHVFRADEFYSCGGKSANDVVRFLNERYGMHMDAASTAADKRRIYLEMLEKEGMQPIREVVEFVHSLGDAPKAIATGSAMPGASRTLAAAGLSGLFDVILTPDEVEHGKPAPDMFLKAAELLGASPDRCVVFEDAEPGMKAAAAAGMDCVQVRRPSLS from the coding sequence ATGAAGAAACGCGTGGATTTGCCTGAAAAAAAATATGAAGGATATATTTTTGATTTGGACGGCACCCTGGTGGACAGTATGCCGCTCCATTACAGGGCATGGCGTGAAGCCCTGGCTCGAGCGGGGGCTCCGGACCATGTGTTCCGGGCGGATGAATTTTATTCCTGCGGCGGAAAATCCGCCAATGATGTGGTGCGTTTTTTAAATGAACGGTACGGCATGCACATGGATGCGGCGTCCACAGCTGCGGACAAGCGCCGCATTTATTTGGAAATGCTGGAAAAGGAAGGCATGCAGCCTATCCGGGAAGTGGTGGAATTCGTGCATTCCCTGGGAGACGCCCCCAAGGCGATAGCTACCGGGAGCGCCATGCCGGGAGCGTCCCGGACTCTGGCTGCTGCCGGACTTTCAGGCCTTTTTGATGTGATTTTGACGCCGGATGAGGTGGAGCATGGCAAACCTGCTCCGGACATGTTTTTGAAGGCGGCGGAACTCCTGGGGGCATCCCCGGACCGTTGCGTGGTTTTTGAGGATGCCGAACCCGGCATGAAAGCTGCCGCGGCCGCAGGAATGGACTGCGTACAGGTCCGGCGGCCATCCCTGTCCTGA
- the folD gene encoding bifunctional methylenetetrahydrofolate dehydrogenase/methenyltetrahydrofolate cyclohydrolase FolD: protein MQIIDGKQVASQVLEEVERDIARLREQGITPGLAVVLVGEDPASQVYVNSKVKKCAELGMNSRKIVLPSDASQEELLRIVRELNVDPSVHGILVQSPPPPHIDEAAVVLEIDPAKDVDGFHPENVAKLVLEDETGFVPCTPLGCMRLLKAAGIETAGANAVVIGRSMIVGKPMAHLLMSKQANATVTVAHSRTKNLPELCRSADIIVAAIGRPAFVTADFVKDGAVVVDVGINRVEDASAKRGYRIVGDVAYDEVAPKCRAITPVPGGVGPMTIAMLMANTVKACRQQTGA from the coding sequence ATGCAAATCATCGATGGAAAACAAGTAGCTTCCCAGGTGCTGGAAGAGGTTGAAAGGGATATTGCCCGGCTCAGGGAACAGGGAATAACGCCCGGCTTGGCCGTGGTTCTGGTAGGGGAAGATCCCGCTTCCCAGGTATATGTAAATTCCAAGGTGAAAAAGTGTGCGGAGCTGGGGATGAATTCCCGTAAAATAGTTCTCCCTTCCGACGCCTCCCAGGAAGAACTGCTCCGGATTGTCCGTGAATTGAACGTGGATCCTTCCGTCCACGGCATACTGGTGCAAAGCCCGCCTCCCCCCCATATCGACGAGGCGGCCGTGGTCCTGGAAATAGACCCTGCCAAGGATGTGGACGGCTTCCATCCGGAGAATGTCGCCAAGCTGGTGCTGGAAGATGAGACCGGTTTTGTACCCTGTACCCCTCTGGGCTGTATGAGGCTGTTAAAGGCCGCCGGCATTGAAACGGCGGGAGCGAATGCCGTGGTCATTGGCCGCAGCATGATTGTGGGCAAACCGATGGCGCATCTTTTGATGTCCAAACAGGCAAACGCTACCGTAACCGTGGCTCATTCCCGTACGAAAAACCTGCCGGAACTTTGCCGTTCCGCTGATATCATCGTGGCAGCCATAGGCCGGCCCGCTTTTGTGACGGCTGATTTTGTGAAAGACGGCGCCGTAGTGGTGGATGTGGGCATCAACCGCGTGGAAGATGCCTCCGCCAAGCGCGGCTACCGGATTGTGGGAGACGTAGCCTATGACGAGGTGGCTCCCAAGTGCCGGGCCATTACTCCCGTGCCCGGCGGCGTGGGGCCGATGACTATCGCCATGTTGATGGCTAATACGGTCAAAGCGTGCCGCCAGCAGACGGGAGCCTGA
- the rpsT gene encoding 30S ribosomal protein S20 codes for MANTKSALKRIRQTATRTARNRAVTSKLKTLRKKVAAAVETSDKEAAAAAYNTFSSAVDKAAKVGTIPANRAANYKSKAAKAIAKIA; via the coding sequence ATGGCCAATACCAAATCCGCACTCAAGCGCATCCGCCAGACAGCAACCCGCACCGCCCGCAACCGCGCCGTGACCTCCAAGTTGAAGACCCTCCGCAAGAAAGTTGCCGCTGCGGTGGAAACGTCCGACAAGGAAGCCGCTGCTGCTGCCTACAACACTTTCTCCTCAGCCGTTGACAAAGCCGCCAAGGTTGGCACCATTCCCGCCAATCGTGCAGCCAACTACAAGAGCAAGGCCGCCAAGGCCATCGCAAAAATCGCCTGA
- a CDS encoding diacylglycerol/lipid kinase family protein — protein sequence MKIPLFFNNTARSARSGRFRRWLDRHRDFFDVIEPESREDMLNHLVSQANSGAPAVAVAGGDGTLGIAARALCNTETVLAPFPAGTMNVFSREIGIRPDFDHALHILNTGRSKNVDLFAFNGQVFLQMAGIGADARAVELTTWEMKKKWKALAYVIAGARVCTEKQPHLTLTTDEGRVLEGRFIIFGNGRKYGGPLNFFAEADNSDGLLDAVVFRHSITSIIGEFLMAAVHGGFHSRRSGSFEYIRMTGGSVTSAGQASCELDGDYAGNAPVRITRPGSLKVFVP from the coding sequence ATGAAAATTCCCCTGTTTTTCAATAACACGGCGCGCAGCGCCAGATCCGGACGATTCCGCCGCTGGCTGGATCGGCACCGGGATTTTTTTGACGTCATTGAACCGGAAAGCAGGGAAGACATGTTGAACCATTTGGTTTCTCAGGCTAATTCCGGAGCGCCTGCCGTGGCTGTGGCTGGGGGAGACGGCACGCTGGGAATCGCGGCAAGGGCCCTCTGCAATACGGAAACGGTGCTGGCCCCCTTCCCTGCGGGTACCATGAATGTTTTTTCACGGGAAATAGGAATCCGCCCGGATTTCGACCACGCCCTGCACATTCTGAACACGGGGCGTTCCAAAAATGTGGACCTGTTCGCATTCAACGGGCAAGTTTTTCTCCAAATGGCGGGCATTGGCGCGGATGCCCGAGCCGTAGAACTGACCACATGGGAAATGAAAAAAAAATGGAAAGCCCTTGCCTACGTAATTGCCGGCGCCCGCGTCTGTACGGAAAAACAGCCGCACCTCACCCTGACCACAGATGAAGGCCGGGTATTGGAAGGCCGCTTCATCATCTTCGGCAATGGACGCAAGTATGGCGGGCCGCTTAACTTCTTTGCTGAAGCGGACAACAGTGACGGCCTTCTGGACGCAGTAGTATTCAGGCATTCCATTACTTCCATCATCGGGGAATTCCTGATGGCCGCAGTCCATGGGGGCTTTCATTCCCGGAGGAGCGGCAGTTTTGAATACATCCGGATGACGGGGGGATCCGTCACCTCCGCCGGACAGGCCTCCTGCGAACTGGACGGCGATTATGCAGGAAACGCTCCGGTCCGCATTACCCGCCCCGGCTCGCTGAAAGTGTTCGTCCCCTGA
- a CDS encoding tRNA dihydrouridine synthase: protein MHRPMLLALAPMKDVTDLAFLNTLKDLNSLPDYFITEYFRTVAHHKKMSPYILRSIDENPTGRPIYGQLVGHEPEYLARDAQVLMEHACAGVDLNMGCPAPIVCRRNAGGGMLRSLKAMDAALGALRDVLPPGAFTVKCRLGYETPDEFERILPVIASHSPDRVCIHARTVREGYRSPVHPEWVKWAAGMLKCPVVANGNIVDAATAEAWVRLARPAGLMIGRAALRNPWIFSQLHSRFQGHPAADLTFRNVLHYIRRLYERTREMQEHYVEEKHIHRMKKYLVYTARGLPDTFDHYMKRAKTARDFMRICEDILDNDAPFAPTPPEDTHLFAHFHTLLAQEEACLPPGIQV, encoded by the coding sequence ATGCACAGACCCATGCTCCTGGCCCTGGCCCCCATGAAAGATGTGACGGATCTGGCTTTCCTCAACACATTGAAGGACTTGAATTCCCTGCCGGATTATTTCATCACGGAGTATTTCCGGACGGTGGCCCATCATAAAAAGATGTCGCCATACATTCTGCGCTCCATTGATGAAAATCCTACAGGCCGCCCCATTTACGGACAGCTCGTGGGCCATGAACCGGAATACCTGGCAAGGGATGCGCAGGTCCTGATGGAACACGCCTGTGCAGGCGTGGATCTGAACATGGGCTGCCCCGCTCCCATCGTATGCCGGAGAAATGCGGGCGGAGGCATGCTGCGGTCCCTGAAGGCCATGGACGCGGCCCTGGGAGCGCTTCGGGACGTATTGCCCCCCGGAGCCTTCACCGTCAAATGCCGCCTGGGATACGAAACGCCGGACGAGTTTGAACGGATTCTTCCGGTAATTGCCTCCCATTCCCCGGACAGGGTGTGCATCCACGCCCGCACCGTCCGTGAGGGCTACCGCTCCCCAGTACACCCGGAATGGGTGAAATGGGCCGCAGGAATGCTGAAATGCCCAGTAGTCGCCAACGGAAATATTGTGGATGCAGCCACAGCGGAGGCATGGGTGCGGCTGGCCCGGCCAGCTGGGCTGATGATTGGGCGGGCAGCCCTGCGCAATCCCTGGATATTTTCACAGCTTCATTCCCGCTTTCAGGGCCATCCTGCAGCAGACCTTACCTTCCGGAACGTGCTGCACTACATTCGCCGCCTTTATGAACGCACGCGGGAAATGCAGGAACATTATGTGGAGGAAAAACACATCCACCGCATGAAAAAATATCTGGTTTATACCGCGCGGGGACTTCCCGACACTTTTGACCATTACATGAAAAGGGCGAAAACCGCCCGCGATTTCATGCGCATTTGCGAGGATATTCTGGATAACGACGCACCCTTTGCCCCCACTCCGCCGGAAGACACGCATCTCTTTGCCCATTTCCATACCCTTCTTGCGCAAGAGGAAGCTTGTCTCCCTCCCGGAATTCAGGTATGA
- a CDS encoding 4-hydroxy-3-methylbut-2-enyl diphosphate reductase: MNQDSTRKARVNVRRAEVMEQVEKEIQQHYQSELISHIRSAGNVYNLGHTEFFLAREFGFCNGVRRAIDIAYAARRVFPDRRIFLIGDIIHNPEVNRQLEEMGIRKLPWKQLDSSYDRVAPDDVVIIPAFGVPTPFMDALEEKGVQIVDTTCGDVMKVWKRVKNYAAMGITSIIHGKATHEETSATASRALGERGRGKYLVVYDLEDARILCDYIMGRGDREAFLKRFEGCCSPGFDPDRDLEEVGIANQTTMLKTETQTLQKMVKDAIVQRDGDDDNFYVFDTICGATQDRQDALYELLKNPLDVMFVVGGYNSSNTTHLVDIAREHVPTYFIESAECIKSIQYVDAFDTKTREVRRMTTEPVVQNLGKSLKVGITAGASCPANLIEATILRIADLRK, encoded by the coding sequence ATGAATCAGGACTCAACCCGCAAAGCCAGAGTGAATGTGAGACGGGCCGAAGTAATGGAGCAGGTGGAAAAGGAAATCCAGCAGCATTACCAGAGTGAATTGATTTCCCACATCCGTTCTGCGGGCAATGTGTACAATCTGGGCCATACGGAATTTTTTCTCGCCCGGGAGTTCGGGTTCTGCAACGGCGTGCGCCGTGCTATTGATATAGCATATGCGGCACGCAGAGTGTTTCCTGACCGGCGGATTTTTCTGATTGGGGACATTATTCACAATCCGGAAGTGAACCGGCAGCTGGAGGAAATGGGCATTCGAAAACTTCCCTGGAAGCAGTTGGATTCCTCCTATGACCGGGTTGCTCCGGACGATGTGGTGATTATTCCCGCGTTCGGTGTTCCCACTCCTTTCATGGATGCGCTGGAGGAGAAGGGCGTGCAGATTGTGGATACGACATGCGGGGACGTGATGAAGGTCTGGAAAAGAGTGAAGAATTACGCCGCCATGGGGATTACCTCCATTATCCACGGTAAGGCTACCCATGAGGAAACCAGCGCTACGGCTTCCCGGGCTCTTGGGGAACGGGGAAGGGGGAAATACCTGGTGGTTTACGATTTGGAGGATGCCCGTATCCTGTGCGACTACATCATGGGCCGCGGAGACCGCGAGGCATTCCTGAAACGGTTTGAAGGATGCTGTTCCCCGGGATTCGATCCCGACCGGGATCTGGAGGAGGTTGGCATCGCCAACCAGACCACCATGTTGAAAACGGAGACGCAGACGCTCCAGAAGATGGTGAAGGATGCCATTGTTCAGAGGGATGGGGACGATGATAATTTTTATGTGTTTGACACCATTTGCGGTGCTACCCAGGATCGCCAGGATGCCCTGTATGAACTGCTTAAAAATCCTCTGGACGTCATGTTTGTGGTGGGTGGCTACAACAGTTCCAACACAACGCATCTGGTGGATATTGCCAGGGAGCATGTGCCCACGTACTTCATTGAGTCCGCAGAATGCATCAAGTCCATCCAGTATGTGGATGCTTTTGATACGAAGACGCGGGAAGTGCGCCGCATGACTACGGAACCGGTAGTGCAGAATCTGGGCAAATCCCTGAAGGTGGGAATTACGGCGGGCGCCTCATGTCCGGCCAACCTGATTGAGGCCACCATCCTCCGCATTGCGGATCTGCGCAAGTAG
- a CDS encoding enoyl-ACP reductase FabI translates to MSSKLLEGKVGVVVGVANKRSIAFAIAKAWHEAGAKLIFNYQGERLKDGVLKLIHENFGEDVPVYDLDVSSDESVNAFFERVRQHTDKVDCLLHSVAFAPKEALGGSFLETGREAFKISLDISAYSLVALSRAVEPMMSDNGSILAMSYLGSEKVVPNYNLMGVSKAALEACTRYLAYDLGRSRGIRVNCISAGPMQTLAARGVSGFNTMFKVYEEHAPLGRSCTGEELGATGVFLASDGAAAITGQVIYVDGGYQIMGM, encoded by the coding sequence ATGTCAAGTAAATTACTCGAAGGCAAAGTTGGTGTCGTAGTCGGCGTAGCGAACAAGCGCAGCATCGCGTTCGCAATTGCCAAGGCGTGGCATGAAGCGGGCGCAAAGCTCATCTTCAATTATCAGGGAGAACGTCTCAAGGACGGAGTTCTCAAGCTGATCCATGAGAACTTCGGAGAGGATGTTCCCGTTTATGATCTGGATGTCAGCAGTGATGAATCTGTTAACGCTTTCTTTGAAAGGGTCCGCCAGCATACGGATAAAGTAGATTGTCTGCTGCATTCCGTGGCTTTTGCCCCGAAGGAGGCTCTTGGCGGCAGTTTCCTGGAAACGGGCCGCGAGGCGTTCAAGATTTCCCTGGATATCTCCGCTTATTCCCTGGTAGCTCTTTCCCGCGCCGTGGAACCCATGATGTCCGACAACGGCAGCATTTTGGCGATGTCCTATCTGGGATCCGAAAAAGTGGTTCCTAACTACAATCTGATGGGAGTTTCCAAAGCTGCCCTGGAAGCCTGCACCCGTTATCTGGCTTATGATTTGGGCCGTTCCCGCGGTATCCGTGTCAATTGCATCAGTGCAGGCCCCATGCAGACGCTGGCTGCTCGCGGCGTTTCCGGTTTTAACACCATGTTCAAGGTGTATGAGGAGCATGCCCCTCTGGGCCGTTCCTGCACGGGTGAGGAATTGGGAGCCACCGGCGTTTTCCTGGCCAGTGACGGCGCAGCCGCAATCACCGGGCAGGTGATTTACGTGGACGGCGGTTATCAGATCATGGGAATGTAA